The region AGCACCACCAGAGCGGGATGGTATTTCTTCATGGCTTGGGCGAAACGTACCTGCCAGGCATTGCGGCCGTCGATGACCACCAAACCGCGCACGCCGGCCGGATCCAAGGCCAAAACATTGAAGCGTGTTCCGCGCGGATACAGAACCTTGCCGGTTTTCGGATCACGAATATCGAAAGCGGCCGTCTGATAAGGAATCAGGCGGGTAATTTTGCGCTCTGCGGCTGCCGGCAGGTTCAGACGGCCTGCCAAGGCTGCCTGTGCATCCTGACGGGCTTGTGCCGCTTCCTTGTTCCAGTCGCGCTTTTGTGCCTGTCGGCGCATAACGTCTGCCTGATCGGGTTCGCTCACGCGCCACTGCTGGCTCAGGCGTTGGTTGAAACGGCGCTCTTTGACCGCATTGACTGAGGCGTTGATGTTTTGTACACCCTGCACCAGATACCATTTGTTGTTGCTGTCTTGATGCGCCAGTGCCGGAACGTAGGTTATCCGGTATTCGGCAAATGCAGCCGGCTGCACGATGATGTTCGGCGGGTTTTTCTTGGCACGCTGCGACAGCTTTTTATAGAGGGTGTCGGTATAATCGAACATTTCCTCCACACTGCCGTTCCCCCAGCCACGATAGGCAAACACCACGTCTTTACGTCCGGCTCCCTGTTCCAACAGACCCAACACAATTTGTTCCGGCATGGAACGGCTTAAAAAGACCACTGTGCGCGTGTGCTGCAATTCCTCCATAGTCGGATTCTGTCCGGCCGGCAGACGGCGGCTCCCCGCCGTCTGCTGCTCGGCCTCTTTGGTAAACTGCACGCTGCGTGCTTTCTGCTGCCGGATCAGGTCGCTTAAAAACGCCGCATCATCGGCTTTTGCCTCAAAACAGAACGCGAAGGCGGCCAACCAAAGCGCTGACAGGATACGGACCCCGGTAGCGGGAGTCATACGAGTGTTTTTCCGTCCCATACACGAAAACTTCATCCTTTCCCAGACGGTATTCGGTATCCCATGCCGTCAGAGGTTTGTTCCACTTGCCGGCGACGTAGCGCACATCGCCCAAAAATTTGCCGTTGATGTACAGATTGCCGTTTTTGATCGTCACCGTGTCTCCGGGCAGTCCCGCAACCAGCTTGCCGACCATCTCGCCGTCTGCCAGTACCGGCTGCATGTTTTTGGCCGGGAACAGCACCAAATCGTAACGCTCCAACTGTCCGACAGCCTCTGTTTTATCCCAAAGATAGACCGACCACGGCAGACAGCCGGAAATCGTGCGCTCCAGCATGATGCCGTAACGCTCGGTAATGCCGACCGAGGCGAACTTGACCGCAAAAACCAGCGGTACCGCCCACAGGCCGCGCAGCCAGTCGTTTCGGGTCAGCTCTTTCCCCAACACCTTCATCAGTCCAACTCCGCTCCGCCACCGGCCGTACTGGTTGCCGGCAAGCCGCCGTCTTGAGGCAGGGAAGCCGGCGGTAGCACGGCAGTGGGCGAAACACCCGTTTGCGGTACAATCAGTGTAATGCCGAGTTCCTGTGCCACCTGCTCGGTAATGTCCGCCCCTTTAGGGTAGGTTACGACGGCCGAGCGTTGGACGATAATCATGCCGTCATCGAACATCCGGCTGAATTTCTCCTGCACCTGCTCGAGATTCTGCGTCAGCATCCGGCGCACCTCGTCAGGGTCTTGGTTGTGCGACCGGCTCATTGCCTGTGTCAGGTAAGACGCCGCCAGGCAGTCGCTGTCCACCACATAAAATCCTGCGGCAGGTTTAACAGTAAGGCCGAAAGACGACTGGTAAAAGTTGTAGCCGGCCAGCATCAGCGCCGCCGCCGCCAGCCCCAAGGCCAGCAGGCTGCCGGAGCCGTTGTCGGCCGTATCGGGACGGCC is a window of Neisseria yangbaofengii DNA encoding:
- a CDS encoding TrbC family F-type conjugative pilus assembly protein, coding for MTPATGVRILSALWLAAFAFCFEAKADDAAFLSDLIRQQKARSVQFTKEAEQQTAGSRRLPAGQNPTMEELQHTRTVVFLSRSMPEQIVLGLLEQGAGRKDVVFAYRGWGNGSVEEMFDYTDTLYKKLSQRAKKNPPNIIVQPAAFAEYRITYVPALAHQDSNNKWYLVQGVQNINASVNAVKERRFNQRLSQQWRVSEPDQADVMRRQAQKRDWNKEAAQARQDAQAALAGRLNLPAAAERKITRLIPYQTAAFDIRDPKTGKVLYPRGTRFNVLALDPAGVRGLVVIDGRNAWQVRFAQAMKKYHPALVVLYTRLGRLDGAGLNAAPLDDRTRKLLQVKAVPTYYRQNGKHFDVVEVKNP
- the lepB gene encoding signal peptidase I: MKVLGKELTRNDWLRGLWAVPLVFAVKFASVGITERYGIMLERTISGCLPWSVYLWDKTEAVGQLERYDLVLFPAKNMQPVLADGEMVGKLVAGLPGDTVTIKNGNLYINGKFLGDVRYVAGKWNKPLTAWDTEYRLGKDEVFVYGTEKHSYDSRYRGPYPVSALVGRLRVLF